ATCAGTATAAATAGAAAATATGTTATTACTATTGCCCCTGTAAAATGACCACTCTTTCCCTTCATATTAAAAAGATATACCTGTATTGTCTCGTATGACCCTCCTGCAAGCATGTTTGAATATAGAAATTCTCCAAATACTAGAGAAAAGGAGAGTAATAGAGCTGCGATAAAACCTTTATTTAAATTTGGGATTATTACCATTTTAAATCCTTGAAAGTTTGATGCTCCTAGCATATTAGCTGCCTCAATCAGTTCCCTTATATTTATTCCTTCTAAACTATTCTTTATTCCTCTATATAAAAATGGAAATATCAATGTAAAATGAGCCCCTATAAGGATCCATTTAGTTCCTACCAAAATTAAAGGGCCACTAGAATAAATCTTTAGAAATCCTACTACCATCACAACTCCAGGAACGGTAAATGGAATTATAGAAAGAATATCCATAACCTTCAACCATTTTGGAAAATAATAATACACAACAAGTACCGCCGGAACAGTTATCAATGTGCTTATAGATAGCGACATCATACTTATATTTATACTCCTTCCCAATGCCTCTAAAAATCTTTTTTCTGAAAAAAGATCCCCATACCACTTAAAAGTTATTCCGTCTGGAACTATCGTTGCTCCCCAGGTAGTGCTAAGGGAATAAGCTAATGTAGCTATAAGGGGTATAAATAAAATCATCAATAGTCCCCATGAAATTATAAGATGTTTTCTAGCACTACTTCTTTCCATTTCTCCCCCTTCCCCTTTTTATAAGAAGCTCATTTACTGTAATTATAAAAGTTAAAATCAATGTCATCACCATTGCCAGAGCACCTGCCAAATTTGGTTTTAAAAATATATCTCCCGAAACTAAACTACCTATCCTAATAGGGATAACATTGTAGTTAGATAACACCAACCCATAGGTCGTAGCGTATGCCCCCATTGCATTTGCAAATAACAGGACCCCAGTTCCTAGTACACTAGGAAGTAATACAGGCAGTGCAACTTTTCTCCAAAACTCTAGTTTCGTTGCCCCTAGGATAGTCGCGGCTTCATACCACTCCTCTTTAATCATATCAAAACTTGGATATAGTAGGAGGATTCCTAGAGATATTTGAAAGTATATATATACCAAAGTCAACCCTGCTTTAGAATATATATCAAAACCATCTACTACCCCTCCCTTTCTTAAAATAATTGTCAAAATCCCATTGGTTCCCAATAAAACTATAAATGCAAATGCTAGTGGTAATCCTGAAAAATTAGATGTCATATTGGACAACAGGAGGATTCTTTTTCTCACTTTTTCATTCAATTTACTGATAGAGTAAGCTCCTTGAAAAGCAATTATCAGACCAATAATTGTTGAATAAAAGGATATCTCTAAACTGTTTACTATACTTTGTCTGAACAATTTACTCTTAAATATATATACATAGTTATAAAAGGAGTAAGTAGACACACCATCCTGCCTTAAACTCCCCTCTACAACTGTTAAAAGCGGAAGTATCTGGAACATAACTACCATCAAAATAAAAGGGATAAGTAAAGTTATTGCACCGTATTTTCCACTTTTTCTTTTTTTATTTACTCGATACCATGCATGATTTCCTTTTAAAATAGCTCCCTGCTCCACCTACATCTCTCCTTCTAAAAAAAGTGTTTCTACCTCTGGCATCTTTGCTCCTTGTCTTACTCCTAACGTCCTACAGATAATCGGAGCTATATGCAGTTGCGATAGTTCTTTTTTATCTATCAAGTTGAAGCAATTTCCAATAAACCATAGAGGGACCTCCCTCTCCTTTTTAGAGATACTCCCATGGGTTTTATCAGCATTCATTCCATGATCTGCTGTAACTATAATTTGATATTTTTGATCGATCCAAAGTGGTAGCCATTCTCCAAGAATTTTATCTATGTTTCTAGCACTATTTCTATACTCTATACTGTCTTCACCATATTTATGGCCACAATCATCTACATTCATTGAATGCACCAATAAAAAATGAGGATCATACTTTTTTCTTATCCACTCCCCATCAATAAAAAGATGGCTATCAGGGTAGTTATCTTCACAGTAAAACCTTCCATACTGTATATTTTTCCCTGCATCTTCCGTATACATCTCCTTATTTTTGTCAAAAGGAGTTGTATTATACAGCTCACTCATCCAATAATAAGAGGCAGCACCTGTTCTAAGTCCATTGTTTTTCACTATTGAAAATATATTTTCTTCTTTTGAAAGCCTATTTATTTGATTATTAACCACCCCATGTTCTATGGGAATTACCCCGGTTAAAATTGTTTCGTAGAGAGGCCTAGATAAAGTTGGCAGCTCTGCCTTAACTTTATAGAAATTAGCTTTTCCAGCTTCTTCTAACGCTTTCATATATCCCATCTCTTTGGAAGTATCATAGTTTAATCCATCGACCATTACTAAAATTAATTTTTCTTTCATAGCTCCCCCTATCTTCTAAAATACAATACTTCTTCTTGCCATTTTAGTGGGATCTCTCCTGCTGTTTTTGCCCAAACACCAAAATCTTTTATAGGTTTTACATTTTTATATTGCTCATTTGGTAAAAGCATAGATTTTACATCTTCAGGGAGTTTTATATCTCTTATAGGCTTAGCATACCCTCTCGCTAGATTAATCTGACCCTTATCACTAAAGATATATTCTCTTGCTAATTTAGCAGCATTTGGATGTTTGGCATATCTATTTATTATAGTAGTGTATCCACTTATAAATGATCCATCTTGAGGAATCAGCACTTCAAATTTATCTTTATCCAATAAATCTCTATATGATAATGCATTAAAATCCCATAGAAGTCCTACCTCTACTTCACCTTTTTCTAAATTAGCTATACTTGGGTCATTTAATGCTAACCTCTTATCTTTTGCAATCTCTTTAAAATAATTGTAACCTGGTTCGATATTCCCTTCACTGCCTCCCATAGCAATAGATGCCGCTAGAAGAGCAGCGTTTGCCTGTGTTGCAGATCCCACATTTCCTATAGAAACTCTTTGTTTCCCTTCTCTAAGGTCTTTCCAACTCCTTGGAATTTCATCTACCAGATCTTTATTGACAATAAAAGCAATAGTCCCAGTGTATGCTAAAGCCCAGTGTCCATCTTTATCCTTTGCCCATTCTGGAATTTCATCCCATGTAGTTGGTTTATAACTTTGAGTTACCCCTTCTGCTCTTGCTATTCCGCCAAATTCAAAACCTACATCTCCAATATCAGCACTGGCTTGTTCCTTTTCCGCTTTAAATTTTGCCACTTCTTGAGCACTAGACATATCTGTATCTACATGATCCAATCCATATATTTCATTTATGTCTTCCCATGTTTCCTTCCAGTTTGCCCAGCTATCTGGCATTCCTACACTGTTTATTTGTCCCTCTTGTTTAGCAGCTACAATCAATTCATCTAAAGTTAATTTTTTTTCATTATTCCCTTCTATCACTTTTTTTTCTCCACAACTTATCAATGTTAATCCTATCAGAATACTTAAAAATATTTTTTTCATCTCATCCTCCTACTCTTAATTTATTTTTTTAAATTGAACCTGTTTTTTATTAAAAATACTATAACTATTAAATCCACAATTTTTTAACAATTTACATGCTTTATCCAGACCTTCACCTATATCCTCACTCCTATGAGCGTCACTCCCAAGAGTAATTATCTTTCCACCCAGCTCACTATACCTTCTAAGAATATACTCATTAGGAGTTGAATCACTACCACCATATCTATACCCTGAGGTATTTATTTCTAGACCCATTTCTTTTCTTATTAATACTTTTAGTATTTTATCTATTGCTTCTCCATGTACCGGATAATTTATTTTTCTATGATCTTTAAAATATTTCTTTCCATACCTTTTTACAAAATCTAGGTGTCCACATACTGAAACCCCATTAAATGCCCTTATATTTTTATATACTTCGTCAAAGTAAAGCTTATGAGATTCATCTTTAGTTTTTTCAGAGAAAAATTCATCTTTATCTAACTCTTTTTTTTCTACACAATGTGTTGAACCTATTATAAAATCTAATTCTTTTGAAGAGAGAATTTCATTTAAAAATTTATCATCCTTGAGATGTGGCTGCAATCCTAGTTCTAGACCTATTTTTATCTCTAATCGCCCTTTATATTTGTCTCTATATTCTTTTAAAATTTCTATATACCTTTTAAAATTTAGATCAAACATTTTTTTATTTCCAGGGTAATCCAAATCTAGATGATCAGTAATAGCTACCTCTTTCAACCCTTTTTTTATAGCGCTCTCAAATATTAGTTCCAACTTCTCCTCACAGTCTCCTGAAAATTCACTATGTATATGATAATCACTTCGACACATCTTCATACCCCCCTCTAATAATTTAAGGTTAGTTTACCACTCAGTTGTATTTTTCATATGAATTTTATGTAAATATAAAGTAAAAACCTACTAAAAATACATGTTTTTTTGTTAAAAGGTAAGTTGACAACTATAGTTAAAATATGTTAAAAATTAATTAGCACACTAGAACAACGAGTGCTAATTAATTTTAGGAGGATTTACTATGCATAAAGAAACATTAAATTTTCAAACTGAAACTAAAGAACTATTGAACCTAATGATCCATTCTATCTACACACACAAAGAAATTTTTTTAAGAGAGTTAATCTCCAATGCCAGTGATGCCTTGGACAAACTAAAATTTAAAGCCCTTACAGATCAAAATATATTAAAAGATGACAATGAATTTAAGATAGAGATATTTATAAATAAAGAAAAAAACACCATTACTATCAAGGATAACGGTATTGGAATGACCCATGAAGAGGTTATCTCAAATATCGGTACCATAGCTAAATCAGGGTCTCGTGCATTTACAGAGGCTATGAAAGAAGCAAAAAATAATAAAGATGACCTGTCTATCATAGGACAATTCGGAGTAGGTTTCTATTCATCATTTATGATAGCCAACAAGATAACTCTTAAGACTAAAAGTCCCGATTCTGAGACAGGAGTTAAATGGGTATCTACAGGTGAAGGTAGTTTTACCATAGAGGATACTAAAAAATCTGACAGGGGAACAGAGATCATCCTTCATCTCAGAGAGGAAGAGAACAAAGAGGATTCTAATGCAGAATATTTAGAGGAATACAAGATCAAAGAATTAATCCAAAAATATTCTGACTATGTAAGATACCCGATCTTACTTGAAGTAACTAAAACTGTTGAAAACGAAGAAACTAAGGAAAAAACAGTAACAGTGGAACAGGAAAAGATAAACTCCCAGACTCCTCTATGGAAAAAATCTAAAACTGAGATTACAGAAGAGGAATACAATGAATTTTATCAGGGTAAATTCCACGACTGGACAAATCCATTAAAAACTATCCATTTTAAGGTGGAAGGAAATCTAGATTATTCGGCGTTGCTATATATCCCATCTAAAACTCCTATGGATTTTTATTCTAAAGAGTTTGAAAAAGGACTTCAGTTATACAGTAAAAATGTATTTATCATGGAAAAATGTAAGGAATTGATTCCTGATCACTTTAGGTTTA
This sequence is a window from Psychrilyobacter atlanticus DSM 19335. Protein-coding genes within it:
- a CDS encoding ABC transporter permease, whose amino-acid sequence is MERSSARKHLIISWGLLMILFIPLIATLAYSLSTTWGATIVPDGITFKWYGDLFSEKRFLEALGRSINISMMSLSISTLITVPAVLVVYYYFPKWLKVMDILSIIPFTVPGVVMVVGFLKIYSSGPLILVGTKWILIGAHFTLIFPFLYRGIKNSLEGINIRELIEAANMLGASNFQGFKMVIIPNLNKGFIAALLLSFSLVFGEFLYSNMLAGGSYETIQVYLFNMKGKSGHFTGAIVITYFLFILITTVGAFKLNNIIKKEK
- a CDS encoding ABC transporter permease translates to MEQGAILKGNHAWYRVNKKRKSGKYGAITLLIPFILMVVMFQILPLLTVVEGSLRQDGVSTYSFYNYVYIFKSKLFRQSIVNSLEISFYSTIIGLIIAFQGAYSISKLNEKVRKRILLLSNMTSNFSGLPLAFAFIVLLGTNGILTIILRKGGVVDGFDIYSKAGLTLVYIYFQISLGILLLYPSFDMIKEEWYEAATILGATKLEFWRKVALPVLLPSVLGTGVLLFANAMGAYATTYGLVLSNYNVIPIRIGSLVSGDIFLKPNLAGALAMVMTLILTFIITVNELLIKRGRGRNGKK
- a CDS encoding alkaline phosphatase family protein, encoding MKEKLILVMVDGLNYDTSKEMGYMKALEEAGKANFYKVKAELPTLSRPLYETILTGVIPIEHGVVNNQINRLSKEENIFSIVKNNGLRTGAASYYWMSELYNTTPFDKNKEMYTEDAGKNIQYGRFYCEDNYPDSHLFIDGEWIRKKYDPHFLLVHSMNVDDCGHKYGEDSIEYRNSARNIDKILGEWLPLWIDQKYQIIVTADHGMNADKTHGSISKKEREVPLWFIGNCFNLIDKKELSQLHIAPIICRTLGVRQGAKMPEVETLFLEGEM
- a CDS encoding ABC transporter substrate-binding protein, translated to MKKIFLSILIGLTLISCGEKKVIEGNNEKKLTLDELIVAAKQEGQINSVGMPDSWANWKETWEDINEIYGLDHVDTDMSSAQEVAKFKAEKEQASADIGDVGFEFGGIARAEGVTQSYKPTTWDEIPEWAKDKDGHWALAYTGTIAFIVNKDLVDEIPRSWKDLREGKQRVSIGNVGSATQANAALLAASIAMGGSEGNIEPGYNYFKEIAKDKRLALNDPSIANLEKGEVEVGLLWDFNALSYRDLLDKDKFEVLIPQDGSFISGYTTIINRYAKHPNAAKLAREYIFSDKGQINLARGYAKPIRDIKLPEDVKSMLLPNEQYKNVKPIKDFGVWAKTAGEIPLKWQEEVLYFRR
- a CDS encoding histidinol-phosphatase HisJ family protein; its protein translation is MCRSDYHIHSEFSGDCEEKLELIFESAIKKGLKEVAITDHLDLDYPGNKKMFDLNFKRYIEILKEYRDKYKGRLEIKIGLELGLQPHLKDDKFLNEILSSKELDFIIGSTHCVEKKELDKDEFFSEKTKDESHKLYFDEVYKNIRAFNGVSVCGHLDFVKRYGKKYFKDHRKINYPVHGEAIDKILKVLIRKEMGLEINTSGYRYGGSDSTPNEYILRRYSELGGKIITLGSDAHRSEDIGEGLDKACKLLKNCGFNSYSIFNKKQVQFKKIN
- the htpG gene encoding molecular chaperone HtpG; translated protein: MHKETLNFQTETKELLNLMIHSIYTHKEIFLRELISNASDALDKLKFKALTDQNILKDDNEFKIEIFINKEKNTITIKDNGIGMTHEEVISNIGTIAKSGSRAFTEAMKEAKNNKDDLSIIGQFGVGFYSSFMIANKITLKTKSPDSETGVKWVSTGEGSFTIEDTKKSDRGTEIILHLREEENKEDSNAEYLEEYKIKELIQKYSDYVRYPILLEVTKTVENEETKEKTVTVEQEKINSQTPLWKKSKTEITEEEYNEFYQGKFHDWTNPLKTIHFKVEGNLDYSALLYIPSKTPMDFYSKEFEKGLQLYSKNVFIMEKCKELIPDHFRFIKGLVDSPDLSLNISREILQQNRQLGIIAKNLEKKIQRELEKMLKTDKDEYIKFWNEFGINIKGGIYENFGRYKDTLKNLLIFNTTKDENMTTLTEYKERMPEDQKHIYYVSGDNIKSLEKMPQLEGIKAKGWEVLYFTDKIDEFAIKSLGNFEDITFKSIHEANEELSSDDDKKMLDEVEKDNSDLFAKIKEALGEKVSKVRPTTRLKSSAVCLVSGTDGISFEMEKLMAEMPGDNPMGGIKAERILEINSNHELFKALIKVNEIHPENLNKYAEVLYSQALLIEGFQLEDPIEFANNMTDLLIKASKN